Within Spinacia oleracea cultivar Varoflay chromosome 4, BTI_SOV_V1, whole genome shotgun sequence, the genomic segment TTAAGTTTATTTTCAGTGGGTCAGTCGACTCCGTGTGGGTCCAATTCACCCCTCTCAATTGACCCCAGTGTGAAAACACTTTCCTAGACTTTTCGTCCATGCTTCATACGGAGTATTATGATCATATTTGTTCCTTCTTTTATCAAACATTACAATCATCTATTTCCTTATAAATACACTTTTAACTTTCCTGCTTTAATTGCATTAACCTAAGTTTTCTCATTTAACTTGTATTAGAAGAataagaaagagagagagagaaaaataaaaatccattttgaaaaaaaagaagCCATGGATGATAAAACTTCCCCTAGTTTCGAATTACCCGGTTTTCGGTTCCATCCTACCGAAGAAGAACTACTAGACTTTTACCTTAAGAACATGGTTAATGGAAGAAAAATGTATCATGATATAATCGGATTTCTTAACATATATCGATTCGATCCTTGGGATTTACCAGGTTTGTCCATTCATTCATATTTTTGCTATGGAATTATTATTTACAATAAGTTTCTATTCAATAACATGCAGCTATCAAAGACATAATATCAATAATAAGTAATTGATTATTTTGTTTTGGTTTGATATTTGGTGTAGTTTTTGTATGTATGTCTGAACATGTTAAATGAAATGAAAATGCAGGGTTGGCAAAAATAGGAGAAAGAGAGTGGTACTTCTTTGTTCCAAGAGACAGGAAGCAGAGCAATGGTGGGAGGCCAAACAGAACCACAGAACATGGGTTTTGGAAGGCTACAGGTTCAGACAGAAAGATTGTGAGCTTGTCAGAACCTAAACGGGTTATCGGGTTAAGGAAGACTCTTGTGTTCTACAAAGGTAGAGCACCAAGAGGTTCCAAGACTGATTGGATTATGAATGAATACCGCCTCCCTGATAATATTGTTTTACCAAAGGTATGTCGTTTCATTATCAATTTCAATGTAAATAACTAACAATCTCaatttaaatatcaattttaatCATACATAACCATTCAAGTTAGACATCTAgtgttttttttgttctacCCTTGACTACAAGTCGATCTAATGGTTTGGAAATGTTGATGCAGGACATTGTATTGTGCAAGATATACAGGAAGGCAACCTCACTAAAAGAACTTGAACAGAGAGCAGccaaagaagaagagaaatcaaCAAATGGATTTGCATATTCATATCCCACATCTCCTCTCTCTTCATCAAATGAAACTTACTCTTTTCTCGATGCTGCTACTGCTAATGCTAACGCTAACGCTAATGATGTTAATGCGAATGTGAATGTGAATGTGAATGCGAATGCGAATGCTAGTGGTCAATTTTTCCAAGACTTTTTTACACCAATGTCTACAAATGATATGATCACTACTTTGAAGAAGGAAGATCAAACTCCTTTTGTGGAGACCAATTGTAGCCAAGTAGCTGCTGCTAAGAATGTTACTTCTAATACTATACAACTACCCTTTGGAAAAGAGAACTTAGAGCTCCAAGTTCCTAAATCGGGCATGGATTGGGCCCAAGACCCGCTTTTCTCATTGTCATGCAGCCCATGGCTTGAGAATTTATTGAACTTCGCTAGCCCAACTCTAATTTCCCAAACTTGTAATCAACTCTACTTTATTACTTAGTTGTGCAAGATTGATTTCACTAATTTGAGTTAAATTAGTTGAGCTTCTCTGTTGTTTTGTTCCCATCACTATCCTCCCTTCCTATTTCATCAAGAATATGAAAGTTGTGGAGGGAAGAGATGGTTGTTTGGTTCTACAAGTCTGTGAAAAAAGAAATTGGCATATAATAAAGTATAGTAATAATATATAGTTAGTTTACTAATTTGTTAAGTGTATTCATAAACATATACTAGTCGTATCGCATTTATTATATTGGTTTCGTGTTCCAATTCATAATGAAAATTTGACATTCATTACTTATTAGAAGAAGGATTAATAAGAAATAAGATCGAAATAACCActactatataaaaaaaaaacatatatgatCACCACGGTCGCAGCTTCTCCTGACCCCCAAGCAGGAacagagtttataaaataaagGTATTGGGATAATGTTGTTCTTAGTGGAATTGCCCAAGTTAAGAAAGAACACAACAGGAAATTATGCTCGCCCTTAACACACACACAATGCTCCATTTCCTTGCACCGAATAGTTACTATGTAATATTTAGAAATGGCaaacaattactccctccgtcccaaaaattattgtcctgttttctAAATTaggcgtcccaaaattatagttttgtttctaattttggctactaaggtccccactttctcatgtactatattaattaaaaataaattgaaaaccccacccatgtactatattccacttttctatgtactatattctctttcgcatgtactttattccactttttcatacaatcaatcatcatttgtactttattccactttttcatgtactatattccacttttcttaaaatccgtgtttttgATTCAAACATGAcgataattatgggacggagagagtagttCAAATCATCCTATTTGGGTGAAGTGTCATTTGTCGGTCACATTTAGATTTACTGGACTTGATAAGTGATacgtatataaaaaaaatcatacgCATAGTTTTGGAGTTGGGTTGAGTTGATTTCGGTTTGGATAAAAAACAAGTTGAGCACTTTGGACATTCGCATTCTATATAAGGTTAGATCAGGTAATTCAAAAGAGATGATCATGTATGATTGTATATTTGTATGTATCAGTTTTTGCCAAATACAGTTTTGGTAAAGAAAATAAGTCAATGGCAAGAGTGATACTTGAATGAATAGAGCCCACATGATTTGTTCTATATACTTGCCGATAATCACTCCCTTGAATTGCGTCTACCACTTGCGCTTGGACAAAGCTGATGACAGCAAAATTGTGAAGAAATTAGGCATGACATGAACGAAGACTTTCTGTAGACCATAACATGATAATAATAATCAAGCCTGGAGAATATCAAGTATGTTAAGCTGTTATCTCACTGAAAGCAGCTCGAACTTTGGATCAAAAGACCAGCCAATAGAAGTCCAAGGCCATGAGCCCGTGACTGAGGAGGATTTCCTAAGCCTCTCTCTTGCAACACCAAAAaccagaaaagaaaaggaactgAAACGGAATAAGGAAAAAGTAGCCAGCTTTCAGAATACGATAATACATGACATCTAGATCTTTCTGACACATTTCATGCACTCAACATTTAAAAACAAAAGTCGTGGA encodes:
- the LOC110788159 gene encoding NAC domain-containing protein 6 — encoded protein: MDDKTSPSFELPGFRFHPTEEELLDFYLKNMVNGRKMYHDIIGFLNIYRFDPWDLPGLAKIGEREWYFFVPRDRKQSNGGRPNRTTEHGFWKATGSDRKIVSLSEPKRVIGLRKTLVFYKGRAPRGSKTDWIMNEYRLPDNIVLPKDIVLCKIYRKATSLKELEQRAAKEEEKSTNGFAYSYPTSPLSSSNETYSFLDAATANANANANDVNANVNVNVNANANASGQFFQDFFTPMSTNDMITTLKKEDQTPFVETNCSQVAAAKNVTSNTIQLPFGKENLELQVPKSGMDWAQDPLFSLSCSPWLENLLNFASPTLISQTCNQLYFIT